One Chryseobacterium wanjuense genomic region harbors:
- a CDS encoding helix-turn-helix domain-containing protein, whose protein sequence is MNKQQQQVKARKDWLKIYLESGSVTKTALRCGIARSTLHRWIKRYKEEGE, encoded by the coding sequence ATGAATAAACAGCAACAGCAAGTCAAGGCTCGTAAAGATTGGCTTAAAATCTATTTAGAATCGGGGTCTGTAACGAAAACGGCTTTACGTTGTGGAATTGCAAGATCAACACTTCACCGATGGATAAAAAGGTATAAAGAAGAAGGAGAATAA
- a CDS encoding recombinase family protein: protein MKSAYLYVRVSTDEQKRKGYSLPEQEDRLLKYCKYNNIEVKGIYREDYSAKNFNRPGWKELFSEIKKKSSGEDKNILFIKWDRFSRNVEYVYEMIGLLRKYKTVAMAIEQPIDFSVPESTVMLAVYLAVPEAENLRRAQNTANGIRRAKLMGRYPSKAPLGFINLTLIDGNSVPQSV, encoded by the coding sequence ATGAAGTCAGCCTATTTATACGTCCGTGTAAGTACGGACGAACAAAAAAGAAAAGGTTACTCACTACCTGAACAGGAGGATAGATTACTAAAGTATTGTAAATACAACAATATTGAAGTCAAAGGAATTTATCGGGAGGATTATTCTGCTAAAAATTTTAATCGACCTGGATGGAAAGAATTATTCTCCGAAATTAAAAAGAAATCATCGGGAGAAGACAAGAATATCTTATTTATCAAATGGGATCGATTTAGTCGGAATGTCGAATACGTTTATGAAATGATAGGTCTGCTTCGAAAATATAAAACTGTGGCAATGGCTATTGAACAACCTATTGATTTTTCTGTACCTGAAAGTACTGTTATGCTTGCTGTTTACTTGGCTGTTCCAGAAGCTGAAAATTTAAGAAGAGCTCAGAATACAGCAAATGGAATTCGACGGGCAAAACTTATGGGTAGATATCCTAGTAAAGCTCCTTTAGGTTTCATCAATTTGACATTAATTGATGGTAATTCCGTACCCCAATCGGTTTGA